AAACACAAACTCATAAAAAGACCCCCGAAGCAACCTCAAAGACACAGTTGGGGTGGCAGCAATAAGAAGAGAGCAATCTATGTGTAACCGGAACACACAGGGGAACAAATAACTATGACAGCAGGCGAGTCTGACGTGGAAATACTGGAAATGAAGATGAGTTAGTGTGGCAAAGTTTAACTGATTGTGTATGTGCACAGGACTGTATGCACaatacattacaaaattatCTTTGAGAAcagaaattattaaattattttctcCACACTTGAAATGCTATGTTATGAGTTAgtaatttgttttgaatagtcAGGTTTTTAGATTTCACACTGTACGCTTATAAAATTATACGATTTATCAGTGTGTAGTCTGTACAAATAAATATGTTCGGTCTCAAGTGCGAaacattgtaaaatattatcttCATTTCTGACATTTCCCTCAGAAACTGAGACAGTTTCACTATGCATAAAAGTGTCTGCAATGGCACAAATaccttaaatatttaataatgcaAACATCGTCTTAGTGACATTCTAGTAGCCTACTAAAACTTTTGGCATCGCAATTACGGATGCTAACCCAAACTCAAGAGGTCTGAAAGTGCTAAACTGCATTCAAAATGAAGTGTGATGTTGCTCTTAACCCAGGGTTAAAATTGGCCTCAACCTGGggtaaaaaattacatttaaatcagTTTTATATGCTACACATAGTGAAAGGCCTATATTTATGCCATTAAAGCCACTGAGAAATTGTACTTGTACAAATGACTTAATTCAATaccattttactttttttcttttgcttgTTTTACACTCAGATTTTTCAAATTGAGTGAAATCCACCTAAGTAAAATTAACAAAGTACATGCGTTCTGATTTCATGGcacaaacatacatttttagttTGTCAGTGCTTGTGACAATAATAATTAGTTGTGGTAAACATGTTCagcaattgtgttgttttaaagACACCCTGTGGTAAAAATCCAGTTTTATGTTGTTTATAAGTCTATGGGGTGTTTTTAATAAGCTTTAAGACTAACCATGTGCACATTCataagtcaacaccattgctgagtattttctctttAAAGCTGCAGTGATTTAAAGACAGTCTTTGAGAGTTGAGTTTCTTATGTCACAAACTACCTAGTAACCAATCATATCAATTTTTAGGCGGGCTTTAGGATATTAAACTGTGAAGCAGGGGAGTCTCAAAAGAAGCCAGGTTATATAGCCagtatatttttcaaaaatatgaaatatcagGTACATTTCGCAATATAGCGGGCGTATGATGTATATTACAATTTTATGATAAACTTCAACTATATCAAATACAAAACAAGCGGTGTTCTGAGATGCGTGTTTATTGCGATTTGTCCAGGCTGATTCGAGCGTTTAGAAAACAAATTTATAAGACAAttgttgtcagatttcattAGTGATTTCCAATATGAAAtttaaggccctgtccacacggagacgcgcttagctgtatacgtataaattttgtaccgtatcagcgtttcgtccacacggatccgccgttttagaagcatgaatccgatattttttgaAACCAGGTCCCAAAGcgggtaaatctgaaaacgacaatcttccgttttcgtgtgtacagcgaatctgtatattttctgaaacggtgatgtcatcacactacgtccagcacggtgagagagttaagggatacaactacgggcactgggcattcgcacatcaatatcgcgtcatttaattaccgtatctgCATACCTGTAAGGGTATGTTCTGGGTTAgtgtaggtgtaggcattaataaaacacatctgttaagtagcaaatgtatttattgttattttattgtgagattttgcctcacctccgaccactgctatacccattctagccacaactcttcttctccgttttaagtgtatttctgtggcagaattacagcgccacacactggcctggcatgcaaactacatcgctTTTAGTCGGTTtcggtaatctcgtgtggacgcagatatttcttgaaacgaggaaaaaaaaaagattggattgggaaagctctggcttcgtgtggacggggcctaagtTTGGAGAACAGTTTTGAACAATTTGATGTTTCATGGTTCAatatgctgggaactaacagttaatgcaacacaaatcattcatttaacataacacaaacggattaagtaaacttaacacaatcaaattaagttaggacaaaatgtaaagaaattgtgttgctttagctcattttaattaagcaatttgaacaagcagtaaaaATCTTTTTTAGTCAGTGCAGGGGGACTTTAAGTATACTGAACAAGCAGCAATATCATATCATAAACACCAAACATAATTTCATATAATTGTGTGTCCCTGTGCCATACTTAGCCCTCTGTAGTTGAACCTGAAGTTCTTCCACTCCTCTATGTTGCTGGTGTCATAAATGGCATCAATAAGATAAGCATATTCTGGGTCATCAATGATACTAATAACGGTGATGTCATCTCCGACCAGAAGCGCATTCCAGAACTGAAGAATAAATCCTGACGCTTGAGCTGTTGCGATCACATCGCTGCGATATTTCTTTTGTTTGCGGTATTTAATCTTTGGCCCCATGTGTGAGGTAAGGCGAGAAGCAGGTACGAATCCAGCTTCTACTTCACGCTTGTGTCGGTTGTCGGAGGTGCTTTTCAGACTGGGCACAGGGTTGTAGGTGTTTGCCCTGAATATGTTTTTAGTCTGCTGCCTGATTTTAGAAAGAGGCTATTTTAAGGACGTCTTGCATGACCTTTAGAACAGTCCAGAAACCTGAGTCTCTCTGGCCAATCTGAGAAGTAATCAGTTCAAGTAATCGCAGCAATCGCAACAGATCTCTTGGGGGCTACCGAAATACTCTAAGCTCAGGGAGACAATTGTAAAGTTGAGCTTGACAACAAGTTGAGGTCGGTTACACAACTCAAAGAGCTCGTTCTTACCTCTCACTTTTCCATTAGCGACATAGCGCATGGCTCCACCCTGTGGCTGGATGAGCAGGTCTGAAGGAAAGCCTTTGGAGAAGATCTCTTTTACAGCCTTTACGTTTCCAGTGTACAGGGCATTTTGAATAACAAGGTCTTGGCACACCATCGGAGGGTTTGCCATGGTCTGCCTCGAAGAGGTCCCTCTGTCCCGGGCTTCTTTCCTCAGCAGGTACCCACTGAGAACCGGGGCAGCCAGTCTCATCTGGTGCCTCTCCTGCTCTAAAGAGCGCAGAGAGCTTGGATTATACATGGAAGTCTTTCTAGACATGTCTACCCTAGCTTCGTCTAGGCACTAAAAGGCCTGGGATCTTTTAAATGGCCTTCTGCTCGGTGGGCTTGTTTTGACATCCGAGTAGGAACTTGGCCACATGTGCATGGGGACTATTTTTACCGTGTCACGTGGGTGGGACATAACTTTACAGTCTATGTTCGCTGTAGAAGGCAGTAACTCATTGTTTATATCGAAACGATGTTTACCAGCAGGTCTGCCTGTTAGTATTTTCGGATCAATATACATACACTCGTGcattattatattgtatattcAAAGGCTTCGTAATTTAAGTTATGAAGCCAGTGACATTAAAAACAGTAATtgatattaatttttttcctttttaatttTCAATTGTCAGTTTTCAATCTGTCAGGGTTGAGAAAAGTTCTGAATTTGTGAATTATCACTCTGAGATGAGAGATGAATTGAATTGGCCAAACCCCACAGGATGCTGAATTGCATTTTGACTTTACTGCATCGCAATTCAAAGAAatccaatataatttattaaatatgatGAAACATAAACTACTGTTCAAACgtttagggtcagtaagatctgtttaaataattttattcagcaatatctatctatctatctatctatctatctatctatctatctatctatctatctatctatctatctatctatctatctgtctatctgtctatctgtctatctgtctgtccgtccgtccgtctttTATGTTTCTGATAACTTTCAAACAAGGCTGTTAAATATTCTACATTTGTATGAGTTTaaattaattgcaattaaaaataaatcattaattacacttccttacattcaatTTCAAATTGCAGTTCTGCATTGCTACCTCAGTTCAGTTCGAATTCAGGAATCAGATTGGAATTTAAAAGGCATTCTCAGTTCAATCTATTTATCTTTTGATGTTTCCTCAAAACAAACATGCCTCTTAATGTAATAATTAAGATTATAATTTCTTAGATGATGATCAACCATCTCTTTTTCTCCCCAAAAATGTCCACATTCCGGTTTGCTCTAAAGACACTGCCTCGTGATGTCTTATCCATATGTTAATGACCCTGCCAATAGGAATATAAATGACATTTATTCCATTTTGCCATGCAGTAATAGCTGTCACATTGACTGAAGGCATCAAAAAGTTGCGACTTTGCGAACACACATTACAGGCGAGGCAGAGAATGGGAAGATTGTTTTGCTGCTGGAGTACATCCTTTTAAATGATACACATAATGAGTTTATAATATGCATCTGGGCTACCTCCTCACTACTTTGATGTCTTCCAAATGGCCCGGGTATCATCAGCAAAACATGTAGGCACTTTCCCGCCCCATTGCCtcccaaatgtattttaaatatcatTCCTTGTAACGCAATTATTTAAAACGTTGAACTAAACACTTACTAATGGGGAAAAAAGACAGTGACTTCCATGAATTCATTTCTCAAATGGTGGACATTCAATTTTTGTGGAGGCAGGGACTTTCTCAagcaagaaaaagaaagaagtgCATTGAATCAGCACTCCCTCGACTCGTTCGTCTTACTCCCTGCGGacaacacacacgcacgcatatACATATGCACGTACGCAGACACACACTCGTTTGTCTTGCTCCCCGTGGATAGAAGATGTCTGTCATTTTGTCCTGCCGTGAGCTTAACAGTGAGGCCATCTGTAGGGTTAGGCTCGTCCGGTCAGACAGCCACTCGCTGTTGAGAACCGGACTTCCAGAACAGGCTAATGATCGTAACCTTCATCAGAGCAATTAGACAATTAGTTCCTGCTGATTATCTTCCACTTAATACTGCTGCgcctcatgttaaaatcatAAGAATACACTGCTGAAACATCCACTTGGCGTACAACACTAAGACGGTACTAATGAATTTACTAATTAAAGGAACAAAGAGAAGACCAAGAATTAGAAATGCAAGCTAATTGGTTGAAACTAATTGATAAACAATCATTATTTTTCGAGGAATAACCAACATGATTATGAGCTGTTTGAATGCTGTCTAAATGGCGCTGCAAATGAACTTAGCTTTGAACTGAACATCATGAAGACTTCAATGAGTATTTGTGCAGTAAACTGAACTGATCTAATAGACTTCCTTTCAGGAATATGCAAATGCAAAATGAGTTAGTCCTTCACACTCATCAATGACCGTAAACTGTTTACAAGAGGAATAGTCAAGACACAGACATGctctactgttcaaaagtttgggatcagtGCAATGTTAAAAAgatgtctcttctgctcaccaaggctgagtTTATTTGTactgtaaaaatacaaaaaaaactgtaaaattgtgaaatattattacaagttaaaatgactattttctatttgaatacattttaaaatgtaatttatttctgtgatcaaaactgcattttcagcatcattactctagtcgtcagtgtcacatgattctccagaaatcattctgatttcttgttattatcaatgttgaaatcagTTTTTGCTGTTAGTTTCGTGGAAAACCTTTTTTGTCAAGATTCTTAGATGAACAGAAAGCAGAATTTATATGGAATATCTTTTGTAACATGATAtctttactatcaatttaatgcatcctttctgaataaaagtagcctaataattccttcttctttttttttaatggcaaGATGCTCAGATGACCAAATATTGGTCATGTTAGAAAaagtgctgggttaaaaacaacccaagttgggatgaaaatggacaaacacagcaattgtgttgttttaagcaaacatttaacccaaccgctgggttaaaataacccaattgctgggtttgtccatttccaacccaacttgggttgtttttaacccagagtGTAACGATCAACATCTGTGAAAAAACATACAGAGTCATTATTCTGATTTGTTCCATTAAGAACCTACAGCAAAAAGTGATGACACTTATGACACTTGAGTTGATCTAACAATACAATAACACTTTAGTGCCGTGTCTTCCATTTCTATCCTCTCTAATTGGGTTCTGTTCAGTTCCGAAACATAGCTTTGGGGGATTAATTGAATTTCCGAGACTGAGACTTATCAATATGCTTCAgtaaaataattgtatatataCAGCACTTTGGATCAATCCatattatgtttaaatgtggtttataaataaatgttgttgtttatataaaattaatttatgcaTCGAGTTTGCCAAAATCGTGAGTCAACGTTGGCATCAAAAGTTAGCTGGCATTACGACTCATAATTCTTCACAAGAGTAGCGTTTGTGATAGCCGCATTGTCCCGTTGCTCAAAAAAAGCTTGCAATTCTGTTTTATAGCCGGTTGGTCCTAACGTTTTGAGTAGATTATTGAAATTTAGTAATGAGCTGAAATTTGTAATGAGGTTAGGGCGACGCGGTTGCATTTTCTTTCTGCAAAATTGCTTTCTCTCGTTCTTTCGAGCGCCCTGAACCCGCAATGCATGGTGTATGTTGCTCTGTTGATTGTGTACGACCGGGCACCCTCTTCATTATGGCAATTGAGAGGTTCATATTTCAACCTAATAGCTCTCGATAACTTTAACAATTGATCACAACCTCATTTTATTGCGAGCCGAGTTAATACACGCTTCCCTGCCAAGTAGAACATTTTCTAATGATGTACTTGTGCACCAAAACAATGCGGGGCCCTGCGCCTGCATTAGTTACTAATGTCCCCATCCGTAATGTGCTTATACCAcccaaaagagaaagagagagggagggagagaaagagagagagagattgtgtgtgcaAAAATGAAATGAGCGCATGGGGATCTATGAGGGAACCGCAAGATCAAGGGGAACATGGTGATGATGACGATAACGCTTAAGACgttgtcattaatgacaccaTCACCCTCGCTGTAATATGTCCATAGACATGCCATCATTAGCATATATAAGATCATCAGTAAGGCTTATCGTAGGAGCCAGAGAGGGAGGGCTGGGAATACAACTTCCCTGATTAATGAAGGGCAAAACATGATTTGTTTTCACCAAAGATTCCTCCTGTGAAATACTTCATTGGTCAGCTACTAGACTGTAAAATGGACAAATGATTACACCAGTACGAgctttttaaatacaaaaataaaattgtaggCCTATTTGAAGCCTCTCATTCTGGTTTATCAAATGCATGCGTCTTTCAACAATGCATGTGACCCGTATCtttgcatctctctctctttcaccaTAAATGACATAAATATGCTTCCCAGAGACAGGGAGTCATGTTGGAAAATCCAAGTACTGCAGTTCAAATTGAAAGTTTGTCAGCATTTATGTAAAAGTTTTTCATTACAATTTGCTAAACACCTTATGGCATGCGTGACTGGTTTTGTAGCTACAGCTGGGCACTTCCCATACATTTAGTTGGAAAACGGTGCCGTTTAGTCATACGTtagttatatgtttggcaatcATTTTGGCAGAATATATACAGGTGAAAGAAATGTCCTGATCCTTTCTTTACATGTAACTTTGTTGCAAAAATGCAAACAACAAAGCTGAGCACAAACATTCTCATTTTAACAAAGCAActtcattatattatatttttgttaattttttgtaAGAATTAGCTATCTGATATAAAATGAATCCAGTCTGGAAAATATTACTCATACACGTGACAGATAAAAGTGTCGTTCCACTCTGTGACTCTTTAACGTCTTTAACATTACCTCATGAAAAAGTCAAAATATAGTATTGCCACAGTATTTCTTCTCAGGTCccaaatgtgttaaaatgacCCCATCTAGTGGCGACACAACAACACTACGGTGTGAAAGATTTTTGCACATCACTGTAAATGCAGACACAGAAAGATGCACTTTATTGATCCCTGAGGGTAAATTCAGATATTCTATATTATGCATTCACAATTTATAAGctataaaacagttataaaatcTTTGCCACTAAAGTGACTTTTTAACCCAATTATACCCAACCAGTACATATTTGAGATGAATAATCCCAAACTAACCTTCATGTAGTCTATATTCAGAAGAGCTATGGTTACAGCACTAGTGGAGATTTTTGTAAACTTCAGCAAAAATCAGGTGTTCCCATGTTTTGTACcatgatatttatatatacagtgaATGCAGGTAAAGTGGGCCATTTAAGTTTGATTGTACTGTGCTCAGTTTACACTTTCAAAGCATTACAATGGTTTTCAATTAAAGATACAATATTTCTTTAAACGATAAAAGTTTTGGTCAATGCAATATGACACTGGTAGGTGTGGCCACACCATAACGAAGGACACCCTCATGTTTAATTTAAAGGTAGAAAACCCTCGGACataaggtttattttttaaattataaggTTGCTCACTAAATGTAAACAAATATAATTGTGACAGTGCCGGTTATGTTTGTTACTACAGTTACCAGGAAATAAAATGTAGAgaataaattgtaaaaatgtgtTTAGAAGTGCACTGTAACTCTTAGTGGCATCTTCTACCGGTGAGCTTGTGAATTGACACCGCTCCTCATTCTCCTCTCCCGTTAGGAGCACATaaagaagctacggtggccaacacaggacaaagatgccATCGtgtgagacagcagagagtgactaacactctgtagagcagtttgttcATTTAGGGCAACTGTAGAAACATGTCGCCGCAAAATTGTGTCTTCACTGTAAGGAGACCCGCGGtgatgtagatagaaatggctctaaggtaataaaaaaataacggTTCATTAGCAAAGTCTTTAttcaccactgaaaacatagttctgtatattatattgcatttctgtcaatggatccttataaatattacacactgcacctttaaggtgTTTAAATATTGCTGGCCCACTTCGGCTGAATGTGTTAGATAAAGTGGGCTAGTGGGCTTCCGGTAAAGTAGTTGACCTTTTACCTTCagtaaatatattcaaattcaTTACATGAATTGATATTCATTGCTTATTTTATAGTTTACATGTATGGTCTACTTTTTAGAAAATAAGACGCAGCATTAAGTTTGATCTTTGGAGTGAAGAAACGATGAGAGGAGCATAATGTAGACCAATATCAAGCTTTAAAATTGGAACACAATTTAAATAGATAAGTGTTTAGAGAAACCAGACCCAAAAAGTTTTACATTATAGTCACCATTTTAAAGGTTCGTTCGTTATTAAATTTTTGTTAGCCTATGTTATAGTCccatttttaatataaagaTCTATTTTCATCCATATTCTGATGTCTGAACATTCTGATTTTCAGACTTCATAAAATTTATGAAGTATAGTTGATTAATATCAAcacaacattttgtttttaattttacacatgcattGAGTGAACTGATGAATTCTACTTATAGCCTAGGCTATATGCTTTTTTGGGTTTGATAAATGTTATGATATATTCAAActgaaatattataaaagtaataaaaagaaataaatgaacATCTAGGCATCTAAATTAGACATTTAACAAAAAGTTTCCAACTTTACCTGCATTCACCCTACATGGAAATCATTCGATACCATTCTATCCCTTATGCGGTTCTTCTGTGCTCACAAATAATCCTGAGCAAAGCGATTGCTTTCTAGGCCAGAATAACGAATACCGGCTACACCAAATTTTctatgtgcatttattaatattgatGGGTGATTGCAAACATGGCtcactttacttttttttttgtttgttgaaaaGATTCCCACCCCTTGGGCAGCGCCCAGGTGATCACTTAGAGCTGGTGTATTTGGTGACGGCCTTGGTGCCCTCTGACACGGCATGTTTGGCGAGTTCCCCTGGCAGCAGGAGCCGGACTGCAGTCTGCACCTCTCTGCTTGTGATGGTCGAGCGCTTGTTATAGTGCGCAAGCCTGGACGCCTCTGTAGCGATGCGCTCAAACACGTCATTAACGAATGAATTCATGATGCTCATCGCCCTGCTGGAGATACCAGTGTCCGGATGAACCTATGGTGGAAAGgatgtatacacacacaagcAATAAGCGACAAAAGTTCTGTgatcaaaataatacatttaaacatttgtgaccctggaccacaaaaccagtcatacgTCACACgtgtatatttgtggcaatagccagcAATACATTGTATGGATCAAAATTGTTGATTttctttatgccaaaaatcattagtaggcctatattaagtaaagatcatgtacCACTAAGATATTTTGTAAGTTTTCTACtataaatatatcaaatgtattattagtagtaatataagGACTTCATTTAGACAACTCTAGTGGTTGTTCTGGCACAGATTTACTATGCATCTCGGCCAAATATAGTCCTAtactaacaaaccatacataaAAGAAAGTTTATTTATTCCACTTTCATGCGACGTTTAAATATCAATATCAAAAGATGatccttatgactggttttgtgttcCAGGATCACATTTATTAATGAGGGTAAATAGTTCTTCCGTCAGCTCCTTGGCCTACTATGGGCCGCAAATGGCAGTTAATAAACAATTCAGTGAACAATTCAACTTTTACGTCTTAACGTAATCATATGGTAGGGTGTTTATGTTTTTTGTCTATATTTTTATTAGACAAGGGGCCTAAAACTAGGATATGGGATTAAggcgggatatcttggtgatcctggctcaatttatccgctaatatagttatctttcgttatcgttcttggtgtgagtgtgccttcaggtTATGTTAACAAGACAacggtgtactaaattttgcatacagacGACACgctcaccaagatatcccggcttaatcccttatcctagttttgtagAATATGCCAAAGGTGTTTATTTGCAGCCACAATTCTCCTTATAATGCCATCAGAGAAGTTACACTATAAAATATACTTGCATTTATTGGATGAAAATGTTCTTATAATATACCACCAATACATTTCGTTTTCGTGTGggtatttattgacaaaattgaGAAGTTGTAAACATTGGTTCCCGAGTCGGACAGATCCGAAACAAATGATTCTTGGTTCAGTGAGTCAATGACTCGAGAGAACCACTCGTAGCAACTCAACCAATACATTGAAAAGATTCGACTCATGAGAATGGATTCGTGAATGAATCGTCTTGTTGCACGTGGCGTCAAACGCAGATCATCCAATCATAATGTACAGTAGGAAATAGGAAGCATACGTTTTGTAAGTATTCTTCTGTAatctttattatttatgataacTCACCTGCTTCAAAACTTTGTAGATATACACTGCATAAGTTTCCCTCCTCTTTGCTCTCCgtttagatgtttttttgtccCCTGGtacttttcctttcttttttgcTCCTTCATTAGACATACTGGGTTTCTTTATATTAATAACTCTGTgcaatttttttctctttcaatTACGTGTTTGCCACTTTGGCAGGTCTTCGGCAGGCCTTCACCAGCCATTTATGACGTAC
This DNA window, taken from Pseudorasbora parva isolate DD20220531a chromosome 24, ASM2467924v1, whole genome shotgun sequence, encodes the following:
- the zgc:92591 gene encoding histone H2B, gonadal; this encodes MSNEGAKKKGKVPGDKKTSKRRAKRRETYAVYIYKVLKQVHPDTGISSRAMSIMNSFVNDVFERIATEASRLAHYNKRSTITSREVQTAVRLLLPGELAKHAVSEGTKAVTKYTSSK